From a region of the Natator depressus isolate rNatDep1 chromosome 15, rNatDep2.hap1, whole genome shotgun sequence genome:
- the LOC141999176 gene encoding vacuolar protein sorting-associated protein 29-like has translation MLVLVLGDLHIPHRCNSLPAKFKKLLVPGKIQHILCTGNLCTKESYDYLKTLAGDVHVVRGDFDENLNYPEQKVVTVGQFKIGLIHGHQVIPWGDTASLALLQRQLDVDILISGHTHKFEAFEHENKFYINPGSATGAYNALEINIIPSFVLMDIQASTVVTYVYQLIGDDVKVERIEYKKP, from the exons atG CTGGTGTTAGTATTAGGAGACCTTCACATCCCACATCGATGCAACAGCCTGCCAGCTAAATTCAAAAAACTGCTGGTCCCAGGCAAGATCCAGCACATCCTCTGCACTGGAAACCTCTGCACCAAGGAGAGCTATGACTACCTCAagactctggctggggatgttCACGTTGTCCGAGGGGACTTTGATGAG AACCTGAATTACCCAGAACAGAAAGTTGTAACTGTTGGGCAGTTTAAAATTGGTCTGATCCATGGCCATCAGGTTATTCCGTGGGGTGACACGGCCAGCCTGGCACTGCTGCAAAGGCAGTTGGATGTGGACATTCTGATTTCAGGGCATACACATAAATTTGAGGCATTTGAACATGAAAACAAGTTCTACATCAATCCAGGATCGGCCACGGGAGCCTATAATGCCTTGGAGAT AAACATCATTCCTTCGTTTGTACTGATGGATATCCAGGCATCCACCGTTGTGACTTATGTGTATCAGCTCATTGGAGATGATGTGAAAGTAGAAAGAATTGAATACAAAAAGCCCTAA